A window from Hemibagrus wyckioides isolate EC202008001 linkage group LG17, SWU_Hwy_1.0, whole genome shotgun sequence encodes these proteins:
- the rhoga gene encoding ras homolog family member Ga: MQSMKCVVVGDGAVGKTCLLISYTTNAFPKEYIPTVFDNYSSEITVQSKPISLNLWDTAGQEAYDRLRTISYPQTNIFIICFSISSMTSFENVKLKWYPEVSKHCPNVPILLVGTKKDHREDPEMLQKLKEQKMTPVTEQQGKALAREIRAVKYLECSALNQEGVKEVFEEAVHAFLNPKPERKKFCFIL, translated from the coding sequence ATGCAGAGCATGAAGTGTGTGGTGGTTGGAGATGGAGCTGTGGGGAAGACCTGCCTTCTAATCTCCTACACCACCAATGCCTTTCCTAAGGAGTATATCCCTACTGTGTTTGACAATTACAGCTCAGAGATCACAGTGCAATCCAAACCCATCAGTCTTAATCTCTGGGATACGGCCGGTCAGGAAGCGTACGACCGCCTGCGCACCATATCCTACCCGCAGAccaacatcttcatcatctgCTTCTCCATCTCCAGTATGACCTCTTTCGAGAACGTCAAGCTGAAGTGGTATCCGGAGGTATCGAAACACTGCCCTAATGTACCCATTCTTCTAGTAGGAACCAAAAAAGACCACAGAGAGGATCCGGAAATGTTgcaaaaattaaaggaacagaAAATGACTCCTGTCACCGAGCAGCAAGGAAAGGCTCTGGCTCGAGAAATCCGAGCTGTCAAGTACCTCGAGTGCTCAGCTCTCAACCAGGAGGGGGTGAAGGAAGTATTCGAAGAAGCTGTCCATGCCTTTTTGAATCCGAAACCTGAGCGTAAAaaattctgtttcattttataa
- the LOC131368242 gene encoding olfactory receptor 52A5-like, giving the protein MEGDTSLSNLNLTRFMAILTLESFDMPSSIVLSAFSFGIITYWLILCFHSMLLVTIFLKRNLHEPMYILLFNLSICDLMGATGFYPQLVGSIMYQSREISYPACVLQGILLHLYGTGSLFFLSIMAYDRYIAICKPLRYRSLMTQGTLVKFICMAWFIDFVMIGALFVLTVRHEICRTHIVDTYCNNPSLMKLTCEDTRVVNYYGLLIIALVQGFSILMVSLTYIKVLITCLSTKQANSISKAMQTCATHLVVFLSFEVNAFLLLISHRLEAVSPHLRRAFGVAIVIVPPILNPLIYGLKTKEIRHSVFTFFQKKVSAI; this is encoded by the coding sequence ATGGAGGGAGACACATCTCTTAGTAATTTAAATTTAACTCGTTTTATGGCAATTCTGACCTTGGAATCATTTGACATGCCATCATCCATTGTTTTATCTGCATTTAGCTTTGGGATAATCACATATTGGTTAATTTTATGCTTCCACTCCATGCTACTTGTGACTATATTTTTAAAACGGAATCTGCATGAACCTATGTACATACTGCTGTTTAATTTGTCCATATGTGACCTAATGGGAGCTACAGGTTTTTACCCTCAGCTGGTTGGTAGTATAATGTATCAGAGCAGAGAAATCTCCTACCCTGCCTGTGTCTTACAAGGCATTCTTCTTCACCTCTATGGAACTggatctcttttctttctcagcaTTATGGCTTATGACAGATATATTGCTATTTGTAAGCCTTTGAGATACCGCAGTCTTATGACACAAGGTACCTTGGTGAAATTTATTTGCATGGCCTGGTTCATAGATTTTGTTATGATTGGGGCTTTATTTGTGCTCACAGTAAGGCATGAAATCTGCAGGACACACATAGTGGACACCTACTGTAATAATCCATCTTTAATGAAGTTAACTTGTGAGGATACAAGAGTGGTTAACTACTATGGCCTGCTTATTATAGCTCTTGTACAAGGCTTTTCCATACTGATGGTATCATTAACATACATCAAAGTCCTAATTACCTGTCTTTCTACCAAACAGGCAAATTCTATTAGTAAGGCAATGCAAACCTGTGCAACACATTTAGTTGTTTTTCTGAGTTTTGAGGTCAACGCATTCTTACTACTGATTTCTCATAGATTAGAAGCAGTATCTCCACATTTACGAAGGGCTTTTGGTGTTGCAATTGTTATTGTTCCTCCAATTCTTAACCCTCTAATTTATGGGTTGAAAACTAAGGAAATCAGACActctgtgtttacatttttccaaaaaaaggTTTCTGCTATTTAA